One Setaria viridis chromosome 3, Setaria_viridis_v4.0, whole genome shotgun sequence DNA window includes the following coding sequences:
- the LOC117847280 gene encoding embryogenesis-like protein — MHRNPRAVLRAAVAALLRPAAATAPSAASRQALPKATPAPTLAEWRPLPTAALPGSGSRRAFSSPAADYGKDVDEVNRKFAEAREEIEAAMESKETVYFNEEASVARDAANEALAAFDALLARLPPADADSLRRSMGLKMEQLKAELKQLED, encoded by the coding sequence ATGCACCGAAACCCTCGCGccgtcctccgcgccgccgtcgccgccctcctccgcccggccgccgccaccgcccccagCGCGGCGTCCCGCCAAGCCCTACCCAAGGCGACGCCCGCGCCCACGCTCGCGGAGTGGCGACCCCTCCCGACGGCGGCGCTCCCGGGCAGCGGCAGCCGCCGCGCCttctcctccccggcggcggacTACGGCAAGGACGTGGACGAGGTGAACCGCAAGTTCGCGGAGGCGCGGGAGGAGATCGAGGCGGCCATGGAGAGCAAGGAGACGGTCTACTTCAACGAGGAGGCCTCCGTCGCGCGGGACGCCGCCAACGAGGCGCTCGCCGCCTTCGACGCGCTCCTGGCGCGCCTGCCGCCCGCCGACGCTGACTCGCTCCGCCGCTCCATGGGGCTCAAGATGGAGCAGCTCAAGGCCGAGCTCAAGCAGCTCGAGGACTAG
- the LOC117847595 gene encoding uncharacterized protein: protein MLQTSEILLLHVLALLPLSSQIQHAGDLVVITSSTPPVLAPSHHRTAWPLRIRQAWIDFFFCLEGVSSYLMIMEPKHSAEMSKHLEKQNQALMGTYRAMSHELYKLQVEEETIMRELYELMSAEGPLPKHKKEKQLERDAKESTPVGKQWTEP, encoded by the exons ATGTTACAAACTTCTGAAATACTTCTCCTGCATGTTCTCGCTCTCCTGCCCTTGTCCTCCCAAATTCAACACGCCGGCGACCTGGTTGTCATTACCTCCTCAACTCCTCCTGTCCTGGCTCCAAGCCACCATCGCACCGCTTGGCCCTTGCGGATCCGCCAGGCTTGGATTGATTTCTTCTTTTGCTTG GAAGGAGTATCCAGTTATTTGATGATAATGGAACCAAAGCATTCAGCTGAAATGTCCAA GCATCTGGAGAAGCAAAATCAAGCACTAATGGGAACATACCGAGCAATGTCCCACGAGTTGTATAAACTTCAG GTAGAGGAAGAAACAATCATGCGCGAACTGTATGAGCTTATGTCTGCAGAAGGTCCTCTTCCAAAG cacaagaaagaaaagcaactgGAGAGAGATGCCAAGGAATCAACTCCGGTAGGAAAACAATGGACAGAACCATAG
- the LOC117848988 gene encoding uncharacterized protein, with protein sequence MVSAEAGIERVLWTEAEVAARVGEVATELAADLRALPEPAVVVGVATGAFLFLADLVRRVDAPLAVDFVRVESYGGGTESSGKPRITADLKVDVAGKHVVVVEDIVDTGNTLSCLIAHLEKKGASSISVCTFLDKPARRKVNIQLVGDGKFYSGFECPDCFVVGYGLDYAELYRNLPYVGVLKPEMYKKDSSN encoded by the exons atggtgaGCGCCGAGGCCGGCATCGAGCGCGTGCTGTGGACGGAGGCCGAGGTGGCCGCCCGCGTGGGCGAGGTCGCCACCGAGCTCGCGGCCGACCTGCGCGCGTTGCCGGAGCCcgcggtcgtcgtcggcgtcgccacGGGCGcgttcctcttcctcgccgacCTCGTCCGCCGCGTCgacgcgccgctcgccgtcgactTCGTGCGCGTCGAGTCCTACGGCGGAGGGACCGAGTCCAGCGGGAAGCCCCGCATCACGGCCGACCTCAAGGTCGACGTCGCCGGGAAGCACGTCGTCGTG GTTGAAGATATTGTGGACACAGGGAATACTCTCTCATGCCTCATTGCTCATTTAGAAAAGAAAGGTGCATCGTCCATATCAGTTTGCACTTTCCTTGACAAACCAGCTAGAAGAAAAGTTAATATTCAGCTTGTGGGGGATGGAAAATTCTACAGTGGCTTTGAG TGCCCAGACTGTTTTGTTGTTGGCTATGGTTTGGATTATGCGGAGCTCTACCGCAACCTGCCTTATGTCGGTGTTCTCAAGCCTGAGATGTACAAAAAGGATTCAAGCAATTAG
- the LOC117849593 gene encoding protein SLOW GREEN 1, chloroplastic translates to MAMSFILLTTTPVASASLLPIRRQLAAGPSLSFPLKPHRFPSRFRIPPKPPRFSRGPSVSPSCEAPTVSALSPVASTSRTLLFLLAAGLLSLSGIRPLPALASAPPPTQQPQEIEGQDEQQPQEIEGQDEQQESEERKEQVEDEVEKAEVKENEEQQEDEEEEDDDEVRMYSAILSRDPGDLDTLKCALYAKMRRADWAGALRYTRRLRDAEPGEVEWRLMEAQLHELKGDLAEAERQFRGVLAEEPLLIRALHGLAICMQKKHEGPAGFEMLDNALQLAASDKRVPEERNIKLLIAQMHVVMGQLGIASEKLQNLINEDPRDFRPHLCQGIVYALLDRKEDADKQFDIYRSLVPDEFPDKSFINDVILAARMESNDRIQKEFGTEFLSKK, encoded by the exons ATGGCGATGAGCTTCATCTTGCTCACCACTACCCCCGtagcctccgcctccctcctccccatccgccgccagctcgccgccggtccctccctctcctttcccTTGAAGCCCCACCGCTTCCCTTCCCGCTTCCGAATTCCACCCAAACCCCCGCGCTTCTCCAGAGGCCCCTCAGTCTCCCCCTCCTGCGAGGCCCCGACCGTCAGCGCCCTCTCGCCCGTCGCCTCCACCTCGAGGACCCTCCTATTCCTGCTAGCCGCaggcctcctctccctctctggaATCCGTCCGCTCCCCGCCCTCGCCTCCGCTCCCCCGCCGACCCAGCAACCGCAAGAAATCGAGGGGCAAGACGAGCAGCAACCGCAAGAAATCGAGGGGCAAGACGAGCAGCAAGAATCCGAAGAAAGGAAGGAGCAGGTCGAGGACGAGGTCGAGAAAGCAGAGGTGAAAGAGAATGAGGAGCAGcaagaggatgaggaggaggaggacgacgacgaggtgcGGATGTATTCAGCGATTCTGAGTCGCGACCCGGGCGACCTCGACACGCTCAAGTGCGCGCTGTACGCCAAGATGAGGCGTGCAGATTGGGCCGGCGCGCTCCGGTACACGCGGCGGCTGCGTGACGCCGAGCCCGGCGAGGTGGAGTGGCGGCTGATGGAGGCGCAGCTGCACGAGCTCAAGGGGGATCTCGCCGAGGCCGAGCGCCAGTTCAGGGGGGTCCTAGCAGAGGAGCCCCTCCTCATCCGGGCTCTCCAT GGACTCGCAATATGTATGCAAAAGAAACATGAAGGCCCTGCTGGTTTTGAAATGCTTGATAATGCTTTGCAACTTGCAGCTTCTGACAAAAGGGTCCCGGAAGAGCGCAACATAAAGCTTTTGATTGCACAAATGCATGTTGTCATG GGTCAGTTAGGCATTGCATCAGAGAAACTACAAAATCTTATAAATGAGGATCCTCGAGATTTTCGGCCTCATCTTTGCCAG GGCATTGTGTATGCACTTTTAGACAGGAAAGAAGATGCAGATAAGCAATTTGATATATACAGAAGCCTTGTGCCAGATGAATTCCCAGATAAGAGTTTTATTAATGATGTGATACTAGCAGCTAGAATGGAGTCAAATGATCGGATACAAAAGGAATTTGGAACAGAATTTCTATCGAAGAAATGA